The region CGAGCAGCAGCTTCGCCGTGGCCTCGTGGGCAGGCACGCGAGGCAGCAGCTCCGCCACGGCCTCGCCGGCATGGGCGAGCAGCCGGTCCGCACGGCCTCATGGGCACGCGTGCGAGCTGCGGCTCCGCCAtggcctcgccggcgcgcgtgagCAGCAGCTCCGCTGCGGCCTCATGGGCACGCGTGCGAGCTGCGGCTCCGCCATGGCCTCATGGGCGCATGTGTGCGCCACCGTGGCCGGGAAGCCTCCTCCGGCCGGGAACAGCGTGCTCCAGCGCCTCCTTCGCCCCAAATTCATGACGCGTCCGCGCGGAGCTCGCCTTGCTGCCGGCGCCCTCTCCTCCGTTTCTCCTTCAACGGTGGGAGGCCGGCGGCCGGCACAGAGAAAGAAAGGGGGAGGAAGAAGAATGGGCTGACCAGTTGGGCCAAGGGCAATTTGGGCAAATCATCACCTTTCTTGGCTGAAACCGGGCGCGGTGTCTTCTGGCAATTCAAAGTGGAAACACAGTGTCCAGCAGCAACTTTGCGGATTTGGGGTGTCCACCAGCCGTCGGTGCTCATTTGGCATGTCCCGTGGCCAATTGTCCCAATATAATAAGTTAGCCTTGTAGAGATGTaaatatttgattagttagtatagttatagttagaaaatgtattaatgttagtatggacattaGGTACGatcactgttcgcctaaatggtcgtttagcccgtttaaacaccgtgtaaacgctatacGGTGGTGTTCTGTTTTCGTTTAATCGTCCGTTTACCTCGTTTAATTGTCCGTTTAGCCTGTTTAATGGGCTATTTAGCCCAAATAAATGCTaaatggtaggtgaccgactgtttagcgTTTAGCGTTTACGAAAACATTGGgtacgatgatttcgacgacTTAATGAAGTGTCTTGAAATGGTTTTGCAGATGGATTGCTCtgttagagttttgtacggagaaagtgttaggagagaagatggtatgtttgaggatatggaagaagaattggaatggtttgatgaacctcctggcttcaacgacctttgtgtccgtttgaatgcaaagtttggcggtgatttcacactgaaggggaggtttgatactgggaagactagggcacactatgtcctcatgcccttgcgcgatCCTGCTCActagtcccgctacactagggttatccaaggttctaatgtgcccatggctgaggtggtggtggagaatgggtacaggatgcatggtgtTCAGGACAGCCCGTCCATTTATGGTTTtagaggcaatgaacaagaattaggggtcgaagagGAAGCAACTCAGGaaaacatggatttggacggtcagttgatgcaggagtagtttcattcaactgcagtaggctgtataagcaatgacttcgatgtgaatgagtttgaacgggaagaggaggagcaggaggaggaggacaggatcggtgatgtagttagcagtgattcagacgattctgatgatgaccaaggaggtacagatgccgtggcaacaccggctgatgccatgccagtaccaaTTCAAACTATGCctttaccagtaccaactgaggttttgtatGGTGTCCAtattcagggtagactagtcatggATTTGGCTGTAGATGAtaacccctatgattcatgggccagaattagtgaagcgcagcagtatgttccaccaccaccttacacagcgactgagcttgagcaactaaggtccaagaacgtacctttcaggggcgttccaaactatagggatgtcagcatgacggatatggcagtttgtgataccggtctccagctatgtaggaattcattgtataaccatgagaaagaactccttaggaaggggatgatattcaacacaatgtcagagatgaaactcttccttcaggactatgctatGTACCACCATAGACCGTACACTATCACTCATTcgaaccaggagttgaggtaccacttgatatgcaaaaatggttgtctgtggaggttaaatgcacgaaggagacagagtgatggcaagtggaggataacaaaagttgttgaaccccacacttgcctagacaatagaggaaggaaaatcatcagcagctcattgcacgttaccttgcccgtcgtatattggggctcgttgatgacaataacaacatctcggtgtcttctttacaacattccatatctggattcgttaggtATGATGTGTCATACGGAAAgacttggcgtgctaagcaaattgctttggcgattcgatggggtacttgggaggaagcatacaacagggtgccccgcatcttatgtgcaatgcattattacaaccctggcttgaaatggtttgtggacaccggagggatggtttttcgggacccattgaggcatgtcctctatcgtgtgttctggtcattcGCGCAAACAGAACATGCATTTCAGTTTTGTCGGctagtcatacttgttgatggcacttttctgacaggaaagtacagggacaccttgatgatggctgctgctgttgatcctgaggaccagatagtacccgtagcttttgctttggcagagggagagaacaatgaatcgtggtcatggttcatgtggcttctacgtgtgcaagtgcttggctCAACTCGCAttatatgtttgatctccgaccgtcacgtagggcttcttaatgctgtagctgagcatatagatgggttcccgcctctagtacatagatggtgcatgagacactttgccgcaaaTTTCTGGCGGCATCAGCGGaagaaggaggtatgtgacaaagtaaaggttctatgttgtgtacgtacagagcacgagttcaaggagataaagagagaactagacaagatgataaatgcagcgggaaaggcctggttagaggcgcagatggaacagaaggcttagtggatgttagcatatgacgaggggggtttcaggtatggcatcatgactactaactcctcggagtccttcaaccgtgtattcagcggagttcgatcgttgcctatgtctggaattgttgagttctcctttcataagtgcaacgaatattttgtgaagaggtgggaacttgcacagaggaatatagctgagcaggggcgttttggaaaggccggagctgaacatttgaaggaggccgaggaattagccaagcagcacaccgccgagccgtatggaccccgtcgtcatatctttagtgtacggggcaagggtggcacaagcttgggcagcgaacgttatggtggacgaaactaccgagttgatcttgaaaagttagagtgcagttgcaacgtccctcagatcatgcatgccccttgctctcatatgatcacggcctgcagggttcgcgggtacaactatgaggatctaccatatatgtcacccttgtatctccgttcgaacaccgttagtatttgggagatgagcttcgagccataccttaacccaacacagtggccaccttataatggttatgactacgcgccgtatccggatctaatgaaggtagggaaggataggaggaagaagaagtgactgaagggggacatgtacgctatgagagggtacggggaagacatgtacggcgggggagacttcaacgagacccgtggcaggaatctttgctccgtttgcaaacaatctggccacaaggctagccggcatagaagacaGCAGGTGATGTCATATTGTTTTCGTATTGCATAacatgtagttcaaattttacaatgctacataatgttaatctgaaaATTGTTAATtcgaatactctaaccctttgtttatcattttgtaacaggatggcccctcccacgccgcaccagctgATCCCTCTTCTtgatgtggagtacgacgacccccttcatgtcgtgggacttagttcattacgtcgaacttatatcgaacgaatattgtcgtcgaaaacttgtagactcataaacaatgaaaatgttgtattGCAACTTGTCGTCAATTTATTCGCGTTATGTTCGTTTTGTGCCGCACTTATAGTTTTATACAGcaccgacaacaactcaattgTAGATGGCCGTGGTCTCGCTGCGTCACTGACGCGCCGTGGGATctggcgcggcactgacgcgccatgtaccatggcgcggcactgacgcAGAACCATGCCTATGTAGCACCAGAACCTGGGCTATGGCGCGGCAAATAATTTCGTTCGCTTTAGAAATTTTAAGCGCATGATAAAAaaagatgtgatcacttaagatcgatcatgggtaataGAATTTatagtacatagctacattgatcattaataaagcatggaactaacaggggggtggaacccaccgcttgaagcgCTCACAGGGATTTCTCtttctaaaccaatcgtcgaaaaggaggtacctaggatcaaacttgtctgcaccgtcgatccactgaaagaaaaagcacctctcatgatcCTATaaaacaaaaattcaacaaaatattagtaatctagtaatacaaatgaagaaaaaaaaatagtagaaacaattacttacattaaaacaactgcacgtgtagaagcaacgagccgctgtgtcgggatgtctcgattgaaacacgtcgaccgaacgaccacagtcacaattagggacagggagttcaggacggacgggggcatctttgctagactcgtcggggtacatttctctaggacgaccccgttttcgccataactgctcccgaaacatgtcttccatataataaaacggttcaaattaaacatcaatcaaaacaacgcaaattattggaaaatgtaatcatttgcaatgcaactaaaatattataaagaacaattatagcaacaaaaatatacatgacaAACATAAtcataactaaataattaaccttaacattgataaaatcaaactaatattttcaccatagttcccaaacataattttcctactgatcttaactcccattcataatatcctattcaccattcaaacgaaaataaaatgtgcgtcattaccttgaactaggacgaggagggagggaggcggccgaggaatggaagggaagggacggaggcggcaatggagggccgggcTGCCGCCGTACGTGGCGCAGCGGCCGGCGTGGTTGGCGACAGGCGGGTGCGGGAGCGACGCCTAGGCGGCTTTGCTGCTCGGGCAAGCGGGCCGCGGCGTGGGTTATACCCCCCTCTGCCGCGTCACGGattagggcgcggcactgccgcgccaagatcggtggcgcggcagagccctgccacgtcatcggtcatCGCTTCTGGTctccgccacgtcagccctctgccgcgccgccatgcatggcgcggcacaggcatttggccgcgccagggaaataggcgcggccaaaagtgttagttttttttaaaaaaaaccaacaatgttagatttaaaattaaattcgaaaaaggttaaaattaaaaaaaatttctcTGCCTATGGGGCCGACACCTCCGCCCCTTTGGCCATGGGTGGCGTGAAGGCATGAGCAGAGCAGAGGTTGGGAGCCAGGGCGTGGATCTGCATAGTCCGGTGGAGAGGCTGGCGCGGATGTAACTTTTTATTATCCTCTTGTTTATCTTttaagtgttccatcaacattctTGGACCGACTAAGCGCCAAGTGACTGAAAATGGGATTAATACCTGTCTCTAAAAATACATTATGTAGTAGTGATCTTCAACGTGCTGCTAAGATATATAGGGAAACAAAAATTATGTGACAACCCATAAAGAAATCAAGGGCAATAATGCACATGCCATCAGTTCTCAGTCTATAACTTATATAGTATTTTATTCTAGAAAGTAGGAGCCAATCCATGAGGCTAGATACCATGTATTGGACTTCCTATTAGTGCATGCACGACCAGAACAAACGACATATGCAAGATGCACAAGGCCTGTCAACTGCACTGTCGTCTATGCATAGACATCAAGTCCCCGCTTCTTGAACACGACCACGAAAGGGGAGTCACTTGTCGCCAGCCATGTTTTCCCCTCGGATTCATACAGGCCGAGATCTTTGCAGGGCTTCATTTCCCCATCGTGGCACCACACCAGCTTGTACCCCTTGGTTGCGCCGGCGACGTGCCTCTCGACGCGGAACACAAATCCAGGTGGTTTCTTAATAAGGTATTCCGGGATGGAGACAAGTTGACGCGGCTCCGACGATGGCAGCGACCAGCTTCTTGTGACATACCAATACAGTGATTCGACGCGGGTTGTGATGATGGCGAAGATGATCTTGGTGTCGGTTGAAAGACGAGTTTTCCCATCAGAAGATGCACTAAGCGGGCTGAACTTTACAGGGTCGCCATGGTCAGCCTCACTTCGTGCCTGGATCACGAAGGACGCCAAGGGAGCCAAAGAATTTAGTttgaggccgccgccgccggtccccTTTTGTGCTGGGAGAATGTAGTATGCTGAAAGGCTAGTCAGTTGATGTCCATCTGTGTCGTAGATTAGTTGGGTCGCATTCGCATCACCAGTGGCAGTGATACGAGGGAGGGAGATGGCGAAGAGCAGAACAAGGGGAAGGAGATGTTTCATCATGGATGAAATGTTTGGGTTTTGCTGTTTGTGGCCTCAATCTATCAATGTCATGGGTGGGCTTTTATATATAGATAGTCGCCATGCATGCTAAGCATTTTTTAAATGTCCTCTAAAAGTTTCGGTACTAGCTAGTTGTATTTGTGGGCCAAGGTTTTTTGTATACCTTAGAAGATAGATTATATCTTCAGGagaatattatatctagatagcATACTTTAAAGATTTTGTATATCTTGTTGCCTCAAACTATCAAGGGCAATGTTTTTTTATTATCGATATACGTAGCTATCATGCTAGACATAATTTCCGTAGCTTTTTTTAATTCATTAAGAGTATATCCATTTTCATAGTGAATGTTGTAGACAGTATTTGGGGAATATAATTTGGCGACTACAATAtaataactaaatatatcaaagcAAAGAGATCTGCCACAAATATTTATTTTCTATAATAATCAATAAGGTGCATTCACCCAGTCCATCAATCTACTAGAGCTAGAAATTAAAGAATAATATATAGATTATATCCTAATGATTTATTAGATGAGCAAAATTCACCGCCGGTCCCTGAACTTGGCCGGCGGTGTCATCCAGGTCTCTGAACTTCGAAAATGATATTTGTGAGTCCTTAAACTTGGCAGACGGTGTCATTCAGGTCCCTAAACTTTCAAGGTGACCACCGCAGGTCCTTAAATTTAGCTGGcggtgtcatcccggtccctgaACATTTCAAGGTGATCActgcaggtccctaaacttggcaagCGGTGTTATCCCGGtctaaatataataatattaaaagttacctatagtattaaaagttttcTCTGTTAAAAGTCAGTTctaattttagtattattttaaaagttttaatagtagtattatagaAGTAACTTTTCTCTGTTATTATATAACATAATTATTAaaaacttttaatactataaTATTATTACTAAAAACTCTAGTactataatactactattaaaaaTGCTTTACATGCATTTACATGCATAGAGCATATTTTACATGCATAGAGCATATTTTAGAGTCGCAAGTTTCATGGTTTGCACAAACTGGTGGCACAATGTATTCATGATATTTTTGTTGGTTAAATAAAGACATTCCTTACTAAGTTAATTAAGACTATCCATGGTGCAGCAGTAGATAtcttagagcatctccgagagtATCCAATAATCCTTTCCCATCCATGATTTTTGGGGAGAATGAAAAAAACTCACCTCATAATCTTTTAGCACTTGAGAAAAAAGCCCCTTTGCGCGTAAAGATGCGCGGACTCGCGCCCCTATAGTATGGCCGATCTAAAGGTGAAAGGAtggaaaaagaataaagagtagaaaaAAGATCCTGATGCAAATATACAAGAGAGAagtaatatataaaagtggttaggataatttagataTAGTATAGGAtttctgatgtaaaattgtcttctatattttagcaGTGAGTTattaagagcatcttcaagagactttctaaatctcactctctaaatcatcatttggagagccaTTTGCTTAAAAATTGCTTTCTATATCTTTTTattctccaacagtttttctatatcttatgcgcactctagagagccattctcgtcttctatatttggctagcgaaaaatccggAGTAGAATATAGCTATATTTGGATGACCATTTAGAGAAGCTGTTGAAAGATAGTTTTTCACTGAAATCTCTAttcctactccctccgtcccattgagtttATCGCTCGGGAACCGGGATTGTGAGGGGGGCATGGTTTTCCAACGACAAACTcaatgggatggagggagtatcatTTAGGAAGGACATGGAGACTCTCTAGGAGATGCTCTAAAAATTGTTGGGCTTTTTTCCTCCCAATACATTTTTGGGGTTGTAAAACTATATGTTTTAGGAAGAAAAAATAGGATACTCTTGCCGATGCTCTAGAGCAGAGATTTTGTAAAATAGATCTCAAAAAAACACAATTTAGAGGATCTCTAGAATAGATAGCTTTCTAAATACTGGAACACCACTACAGCTTCTTTAATCCACACTCTCCAA is a window of Miscanthus floridulus cultivar M001 unplaced genomic scaffold, ASM1932011v1 fs_613_1, whole genome shotgun sequence DNA encoding:
- the LOC136532413 gene encoding alpha-amylase/subtilisin inhibitor-like; the protein is MMKHLLPLVLLFAISLPRITATGDANATQLIYDTDGHQLTSLSAYYILPAQKGTGGGGLKLNSLAPLASFVIQARSEADHGDPVKFSPLSASSDGKTRLSTDTKIIFAIITTRVESLYWYVTRSWSLPSSEPRQLVSIPEYLIKKPPGFVFRVERHVAGATKGYKLVWCHDGEMKPCKDLGLYESEGKTWLATSDSPFVVVFKKRGLDVYA